Proteins co-encoded in one Anguilla anguilla isolate fAngAng1 chromosome 16, fAngAng1.pri, whole genome shotgun sequence genomic window:
- the calml4b gene encoding calmodulin-like protein 4 → MAKFLSQDQINEFKECFSLYDKKRKGKIEAKDLITVMRCLGTSPTFSEVDRHLQVHKIDKNGELDFSTFLTMMHRQIQQEDPKAEILEAMRMTDKQKKGYILASELRAKLTGLGEKLTDKEVDELFREANVGPDGRVHYEDFTRMVTLPPVDY, encoded by the exons ATG GCGAAATTCCTGTCACAAGATCAAATAAATG aGTTCAAAGAGTGCTTCTCTCTGTACGACAAAAAGCGGAAGGGGAAGATTGAGGCGAAGGATCTGATCACTGTGATGCGCTGTCTGGGCACGAGCCCCACTTTCAGCGAAGTGGACCGACACCTGCAGGTCCACAAGATAG ATAAGAATGGCGAGCTGGACTTCTCCACCTTCCTGACCATGATGCACCGGCAGATTCAGCAGGAGGACCCCAAGGCAGAAATCTTGGAGGCCATGCGTATGACGGACAAGCAGAAGAAGGGCTACATCCTGGCCTCGGAGCTCCGGGCCAAACTCACCGGCCTGGGCGAGAAGCTCACAGATAAGGAAG TGGACGAGCTGTTCAGAGAGGCGAACGTGGGCCCGGACGGACGAGTGCACTACGAAGACTTCACCAGGATGGTGACCCTGCCCCCTGTGGATTACTGA
- the cln6b gene encoding ceroid-lipofuscinosis neuronal protein 6 homolog isoform X1 yields MQATVRKRQSSALQPSTFHTSRQGSRDTESSPKKPQFHLDLWFYFTLQNWVLDFGRPIAMIILPLEWFPLNKPSAGDYFHMAYNVITPLLLLKLIERSPKTLPRAAVYLCIVTFVMGASIHLVGDSINHRLILSGYQLHLSVRENPIIKDLKPASLIDSFELLYYYDENLGHLMWYVPFFLIFFLYFTGCFTQVREENTMPLSAWLLLGPSGLYYWYLVTEGQIFILFIFTFFAMMATVIHQRRKGFVPDSNGLFLLYSFSLTLGLVAVWVGCLWHDEVLRKKYPGVIYVPEPWAFYTLHIKDSQ; encoded by the exons ATGCAAGCTACAGTGCGGAAGCGGCAGAGTTCTGCCTTGCAGCCATCCACCTTTCACACTAG CAGACAAGGGTCAAGGGATACAGAATCCTCTCCGAAGAAGCCACAGTTCCATCTGGACCTGTGGTTCTACTTCACCCTGCAGAACTGGGTTCTGGACTTCGGGAGGCCAATTGCCATG ATCATTCTACCTTTGGAGTGGTTCCCCCTCAACAAACCAAGTGCTGGAGATTACTTCCACATGGCCTACAACGTCATCACACCTTTACTGCTACTCAAG ctgaTTGAGCGCAGCCCAAAGACCCTTCCCCGCGCTGCGGTGTACCTCTGCATCGTCACATTCGTCATGGGCGCCAGCATCCACCTGGTTGGCGACTCCATCAACCATCGTCTGATCCTGAGTGGCTATCAGTTGCACCTGTCCGTCAGGGAGAACCCCATCATCAAGGATCTAAAGCCTGCGTCCCTG ATTGATTCCTTCGAACTTTTGTATTATTACGATGAAAACCTGGGCCACTTAATGTG GTATGTTCCCTTCTTCCTCATCTTCTTCCTGTACTTCACTGGCTGCTTCACTCAAGTCCGGGAAGAGAACACGATGCCCCTCTCTGCCTGGCTGCTGCTGGGCCCCAGCGGCCTTTACTATTG GTACCTGGTGACAGAGGGCCAGATCTTCATCCTCTTCATCTTCACCTTCTTTGCCATGATGGCCACCGTGATACATCAGCGGCGCAAGGGCTTTGTCCCCGACAGCAAcggcctcttcctcctctacAGCTTTTCCCTCACCCTGGGACTGGTGGCCGTCTGGGTGGGCTGCCTGTGGCACGACGAGGTCCTGCGCAAGAAGTACCCGGGCGTCATCTACGTGCCCGAGCCCTGGGCCTTTTACACTCTGCACATCAAGGACAGCCAATAG
- the cln6b gene encoding ceroid-lipofuscinosis neuronal protein 6 homolog isoform X2, protein MQATVRKRQSSALQPSTFHTRQGSRDTESSPKKPQFHLDLWFYFTLQNWVLDFGRPIAMIILPLEWFPLNKPSAGDYFHMAYNVITPLLLLKLIERSPKTLPRAAVYLCIVTFVMGASIHLVGDSINHRLILSGYQLHLSVRENPIIKDLKPASLIDSFELLYYYDENLGHLMWYVPFFLIFFLYFTGCFTQVREENTMPLSAWLLLGPSGLYYWYLVTEGQIFILFIFTFFAMMATVIHQRRKGFVPDSNGLFLLYSFSLTLGLVAVWVGCLWHDEVLRKKYPGVIYVPEPWAFYTLHIKDSQ, encoded by the exons ATGCAAGCTACAGTGCGGAAGCGGCAGAGTTCTGCCTTGCAGCCATCCACCTTTCACACTAG ACAAGGGTCAAGGGATACAGAATCCTCTCCGAAGAAGCCACAGTTCCATCTGGACCTGTGGTTCTACTTCACCCTGCAGAACTGGGTTCTGGACTTCGGGAGGCCAATTGCCATG ATCATTCTACCTTTGGAGTGGTTCCCCCTCAACAAACCAAGTGCTGGAGATTACTTCCACATGGCCTACAACGTCATCACACCTTTACTGCTACTCAAG ctgaTTGAGCGCAGCCCAAAGACCCTTCCCCGCGCTGCGGTGTACCTCTGCATCGTCACATTCGTCATGGGCGCCAGCATCCACCTGGTTGGCGACTCCATCAACCATCGTCTGATCCTGAGTGGCTATCAGTTGCACCTGTCCGTCAGGGAGAACCCCATCATCAAGGATCTAAAGCCTGCGTCCCTG ATTGATTCCTTCGAACTTTTGTATTATTACGATGAAAACCTGGGCCACTTAATGTG GTATGTTCCCTTCTTCCTCATCTTCTTCCTGTACTTCACTGGCTGCTTCACTCAAGTCCGGGAAGAGAACACGATGCCCCTCTCTGCCTGGCTGCTGCTGGGCCCCAGCGGCCTTTACTATTG GTACCTGGTGACAGAGGGCCAGATCTTCATCCTCTTCATCTTCACCTTCTTTGCCATGATGGCCACCGTGATACATCAGCGGCGCAAGGGCTTTGTCCCCGACAGCAAcggcctcttcctcctctacAGCTTTTCCCTCACCCTGGGACTGGTGGCCGTCTGGGTGGGCTGCCTGTGGCACGACGAGGTCCTGCGCAAGAAGTACCCGGGCGTCATCTACGTGCCCGAGCCCTGGGCCTTTTACACTCTGCACATCAAGGACAGCCAATAG